The genomic stretch AAAGAGAGCACGCCTTCGCTTGAACGCGAAGGCATGCTCCCAATTCATTTCAACCTTACCGCACTATCGTCGTTGCTGAGCCGCTCTCTACAGCTGGCGCCTCCTGAGCCGTTTCTTCTTGCTCCGGAGTAATTGGATCTTCCTTCAGCAGCATTTCTTGCCCTTTGACCTGCAAAATATCAAGCGCTTCATTAAGCGGCTGCTTATCATCCTTCACCTTCTGAAGCTCCTCCTGGGCAGCTGTCATAAATTCTCCCCAGAAAGTTTGCGGCAGCTTATCAAAATCCTTATAGCTATTAAAGGTACTAGGCTTTAAATTATAGAAGGCAGCAAAATTATGTCCCTCTACATCTGTAATATATTTGGTTCTTACTGGCAAGCCATTGTAGTTGTTGGACTTTGATTTTACTCTCGCATATTCATCACTCGTTAGATAACTAAGGAATTGCCAAGCTGTTTCCTTATTGGCTGAGTCTGCGCTAATCGCAAGTAAATTATTGAATGATGTCATATTCGATTGATCTGGATTTTGCGCTCCAACAGGCACCGTAACAAGATCCCAGTTTTTCACGACCCTATCCTTAACCTGTTCATTATTGCTCGCTTGTTTAATTTGGTTAATGTAATTGAAGTCTCCGAGGGACATCGCTAGACGCCCTGAGATAAAGGGATCTCTCAGCAAATAATCCTCATACGTTCCACCCATATTTGATTCTTGATTTTCATACATCATACTCTCGAAATAAAGCGATTTAGATGCGATTGCATCAAGCGCAGTCTGGAACACATTTTTCCATGAATCGGTGTTTATCGTCAGCAGCTTCTGCGAAGCATTCACATAGCTAATGCCATCCGCAGA from Paenibacillus sp. FSL H8-0548 encodes the following:
- a CDS encoding extracellular solute-binding protein; amino-acid sequence: MKVWFKLIIPIVVTALVVSGCSFGGDNKGTDKNQPSSLRVMYYDEGSFFQEYGMLFSALYPNVEIEVVNTQSLYSGQNDDYEAAFAKFIEEEQPDILMLSADQFKQMALDGKLYDLDVVIEKEKYDTEGLVPGMLDYLRELGGGRLYGMTPSYYSQVMYYNKDLFDKYQIEYPTDRMSWNETLQLARRFPTEGEPKERVYGLKMGYSEELFDLANTLASADGISYVNASQKLLTINTDSWKNVFQTALDAIASKSLYFESMMYENQESNMGGTYEDYLLRDPFISGRLAMSLGDFNYINQIKQASNNEQVKDRVVKNWDLVTVPVGAQNPDQSNMTSFNNLLAISADSANKETAWQFLSYLTSDEYARVKSKSNNYNGLPVRTKYITDVEGHNFAAFYNLKPSTFNSYKDFDKLPQTFWGEFMTAAQEELQKVKDDKQPLNEALDILQVKGQEMLLKEDPITPEQEETAQEAPAVESGSATTIVR